The Lycium ferocissimum isolate CSIRO_LF1 chromosome 8, AGI_CSIRO_Lferr_CH_V1, whole genome shotgun sequence DNA segment AACTGCAAGAGGAGGAGCGTGAGAGACGCATGGACTTTGTTCCCGATGAGTCAGCCATCAAGACTGATCTTATTGAAGTTGACAAGGAGACCCTTGACATGCTTTCAGCCCTCGGTATGTCTGACCTTCCAGGTGTCGTCAAGCAGGCTGCTGAGCCACAAGCAGTGGCAGCTCTCCCAACATATGGTCGCGGTGCAGGAGGTTTTGGGAGGAAATACTAATAAGAAtagtttcaaagattttatgtTCTATTGAAGGAAGTTTTTGGTAGATTATGTGGTGTTTAGTTTTCCCTAATTTTCTTTGAGGATTCTTAATTAGAAGCTCATTTTCATTGTTGAGACATAATGATGAATGACCCCTTTTGGTTTTAAAATGCATGTGATACATTTCCTCAATTACAATCATTTTGCTACTGGCAAATCTTCCTTATGATTTGGTTTGGGTTTTAACCCGACTTTGTTTCACCTGTCATCAACCCGCCCCAACCCAACCTGCCCATTTGCCACTACCCGCCATTATCTTTCATATGTTAAAATGATTTGGTTTGGCAGGTTTATCATAGCACCTGTAGAGTAGAAATCATAGCACCTGTAGAGTAGAACTCTATTTTTAGATGCAGTTTAAGAGTAGTTGTACTATAGGATTATATAGTTGaaaccaaaaattcaaaaaaggaGAGGTACAAGTAAGAAATTTGTGAAAGCTAGGCCGTGTTGTAAATGCCCTAGCTAACTAAATCTATTTGATGGTAGGGGTGAAATTTCAGTTTCTGAATTTTGAGGAATTGAATTTGCCAGTCCGAGTATTATTTTGCACATTTCGTA contains these protein-coding regions:
- the LOC132068120 gene encoding small ribosomal subunit protein eS17, producing MGRVRTKTVKKSSRQVIERYYSKMTLDFHTNKKILEEVAIIPSKRLRNKIAGFSTHLMKRIQKGPVRGISLKLQEEERERRMDFVPDESAIKTDLIEVDKETLDMLSALGMSDLPGVVKQAAEPQAVAALPTYGRGAGGFGRKY